A genomic window from Pseudocitrobacter corydidari includes:
- the sstT gene encoding serine/threonine transporter SstT gives MTTSPSSSFFRRLVQGSLVKQILIGLVLGIALALISKPAAEATGLLGTLFVGALKAVAPVLVLTLVMASIANHQHGQKTNIRPILWMYLLGTFSAALTAVVVSFMFPSTLQLTTGATDITPPTGIVQVLHGLLMSIVANPIHALINANYIGILVWAVGLGFALRHSNDTTKNLVNDMSNAVTFIVKVVIRFAPVGIFGLVSSTLATTGFSALWGYAQILLVLVGCMAVVALVINPLLVWLQIRRNPYPLVFTCLRESGVTAFFTRSSAANIPVNMSLCEKLNLDRDTYSVSIPLGATVNMAGAAITITVLTLAAVHTLGIPVDLPTALLLSVVASLCACGASGVAGGSLLLIPLACNMFGIPNEIAMQVVAVGFIIGVLQDSCETAINSSTDVMFTAAVCQAEDARLAKDALRS, from the coding sequence ATGACGACATCTCCGTCTTCCAGCTTCTTTCGCCGCCTGGTGCAGGGAAGTCTGGTAAAACAAATATTGATTGGTCTGGTGCTGGGCATCGCGCTGGCGTTAATTTCAAAACCGGCGGCGGAAGCCACGGGGCTGCTGGGAACGCTGTTTGTTGGCGCGCTGAAAGCAGTCGCGCCGGTACTGGTACTGACGCTGGTGATGGCCTCAATTGCCAACCATCAGCACGGGCAGAAAACCAATATCCGCCCTATCCTGTGGATGTATTTACTGGGGACCTTCTCTGCGGCATTAACAGCCGTGGTGGTGAGCTTTATGTTCCCCTCCACGCTGCAACTCACCACCGGCGCGACAGACATTACCCCGCCTACAGGCATCGTTCAGGTATTGCACGGGCTGCTGATGAGCATCGTCGCCAACCCGATTCATGCGCTGATTAACGCAAACTACATCGGTATTCTGGTGTGGGCTGTCGGTCTGGGCTTCGCCCTGCGTCACAGCAACGACACCACCAAAAACCTGGTCAACGACATGTCCAACGCGGTCACCTTCATCGTGAAGGTGGTGATTCGCTTTGCACCTGTGGGTATTTTCGGCCTGGTCTCTTCTACCCTCGCCACCACCGGTTTTTCCGCGCTGTGGGGCTACGCGCAAATTCTGCTGGTGCTGGTTGGCTGTATGGCCGTGGTGGCGCTGGTGATCAACCCGCTGCTGGTATGGCTGCAAATCCGCCGCAACCCGTACCCGCTGGTCTTTACCTGCCTGCGTGAAAGCGGCGTGACCGCCTTCTTCACCCGCAGCTCTGCGGCGAACATTCCGGTGAATATGTCGCTGTGCGAGAAGCTGAATCTGGATCGCGATACTTACTCGGTCTCCATTCCGCTGGGCGCGACCGTAAACATGGCTGGCGCGGCAATTACCATTACCGTGCTGACGCTGGCGGCGGTGCATACGCTGGGCATTCCGGTTGACCTGCCGACGGCGCTGCTGCTGAGTGTGGTGGCTTCGCTGTGCGCCTGTGGCGCATCCGGTGTGGCGGGTGGTTCGCTGCTGCTGATCCCGCTGGCCTGTAATATGTTTGGCATTCCGAACGAAATCGCCATGCAGGTGGTGGCTGTCGGCTTTATCATCGGCGTATTGCAGGACTCCTGCGAAACCGCGATCAACTCCTCTACCGACGTGATGTTCACCGCTGCCGTTTGCCAGGCGGAAGATGCGCGCCTGGCGAAGGACGCGCTGCGCAGTTAA
- a CDS encoding TerC family protein, producing the protein MNSVGTPLLWGGFAVVVVIMLAIDLMLQGRRGANAMTMKQAAAWSIVWVTLSLLFNAAFWWYLAETQGRAVADPQALAFLTGYLIEKSLAVDNVFVWLMLFSYFSVPAALQRRVLVYGVLGAIVLRTIMIFAGSWLITQFEWLLYVFGAFLLFTGIKMALAKEDESGIGDKPLVRWLRGHLRMTDKIEGEHFFVRQKGVIYATPLLLVLILVEFSDIIFAVDSIPAIFAVTTDPFIVLTSNLFAILGLRAMYFLLAGVAERFSMLKYGLAVILVFIGIKMLIVDFYHIPIAISLGVVGGILVLTLVINAWVNHQHDKKNQQA; encoded by the coding sequence ATGAATAGTGTCGGCACACCGTTGCTGTGGGGCGGATTCGCTGTCGTCGTCGTGATCATGTTAGCCATCGACCTGATGTTGCAGGGCCGACGCGGCGCTAACGCCATGACCATGAAACAGGCTGCGGCCTGGTCTATCGTCTGGGTCACGCTCTCGTTGTTGTTCAACGCTGCCTTCTGGTGGTATCTGGCGGAGACACAGGGTCGCGCGGTGGCCGATCCGCAGGCGCTCGCCTTCCTTACCGGTTATCTGATTGAGAAATCGCTGGCCGTCGATAACGTCTTCGTCTGGTTGATGCTATTCAGCTACTTCTCGGTACCGGCGGCGCTGCAACGCCGCGTGCTGGTTTATGGCGTATTGGGCGCGATCGTGCTACGTACAATCATGATCTTCGCCGGAAGCTGGCTCATCACCCAGTTTGAATGGCTGCTGTACGTGTTCGGCGCGTTCCTGCTGTTTACCGGTATCAAGATGGCGCTGGCGAAAGAGGATGAGAGCGGGATTGGCGATAAACCGCTGGTACGCTGGCTGCGCGGGCATCTGCGCATGACTGATAAGATAGAGGGCGAGCACTTCTTTGTACGCCAGAAAGGCGTTATCTACGCGACGCCGCTGCTGCTGGTGCTGATTCTGGTCGAGTTCAGCGACATTATTTTTGCCGTCGACAGCATTCCGGCGATCTTCGCGGTCACCACCGATCCGTTTATCGTACTGACCTCTAACCTGTTCGCCATTCTCGGCCTGCGCGCGATGTACTTCCTGCTGGCGGGCGTGGCGGAGCGTTTCTCGATGCTCAAATACGGTCTGGCGGTGATCCTGGTGTTTATCGGTATCAAAATGCTGATTGTCGATTTCTACCATATCCCTATCGCGATTTCGCTGGGCGTGGTGGGCGGCATCCTGGTGCTGACGTTAGTGATCAACGCCTGGGTGAACCACCAGCACGACAAGAAGAATCAGCAAGCTTAA
- a CDS encoding Gfo/Idh/MocA family protein has translation MIRFAVIGTNWITKQFVDAAHETGKYKLTAIYSRSLEQAQTFANDYPVEHLFTSLEAMAQSDAIDAVYIASPNSLHFPQTQLFLRHKKHVICEKPLASNLREVEAAIETARENQVVLFEAFKTASLPNFLLLQQSLSKVGKVRKALINYCQYSSRYQRYLDGENPNTFNPAFSNGSIMDIGFYCLASAVALWGEPHGVHATASLLESGVDAHGLVVLDYGDFSVTLQHSKVSDSVLPSEIQGEEGSLVIEKISECQKVTFVPRGGKAQDLTQPQHINTMLYEAEVFARLVETNEVNHPGLAVSRTTAKLQTEIRRQTGVTFPADDISEQVPA, from the coding sequence ATGATACGTTTCGCAGTCATTGGTACAAACTGGATAACCAAACAGTTTGTCGATGCCGCCCACGAGACCGGCAAATATAAGCTCACCGCTATTTACTCCCGCAGCCTTGAGCAGGCCCAAACGTTCGCCAACGATTATCCCGTCGAGCACCTTTTTACGTCGCTTGAAGCGATGGCGCAAAGCGATGCCATTGATGCGGTGTATATCGCCAGCCCTAACTCGCTGCATTTCCCGCAAACGCAACTGTTCTTGCGCCATAAAAAGCACGTAATTTGCGAGAAACCGCTGGCGTCAAACCTGCGTGAAGTGGAAGCGGCGATTGAAACCGCGCGCGAAAACCAGGTCGTTCTGTTCGAGGCGTTTAAAACCGCCAGCCTGCCTAATTTCCTGCTGTTGCAGCAGTCGTTAAGCAAGGTGGGTAAGGTGCGTAAAGCGCTTATCAACTACTGCCAGTACTCGTCACGCTATCAGCGCTATCTCGACGGTGAAAACCCAAATACCTTTAATCCGGCGTTCTCTAACGGTTCGATTATGGATATCGGTTTTTATTGCCTGGCCTCAGCGGTTGCGCTGTGGGGCGAGCCGCACGGCGTACATGCGACGGCGAGCCTGCTGGAAAGCGGCGTGGATGCGCACGGTCTGGTGGTGCTCGACTATGGCGATTTCAGCGTTACCTTGCAGCACTCAAAAGTCAGTGATTCCGTGTTGCCGAGCGAAATCCAGGGCGAAGAGGGTTCACTGGTCATCGAGAAGATCTCCGAGTGCCAGAAAGTCACCTTCGTGCCGCGCGGTGGCAAAGCGCAGGATCTCACTCAGCCTCAGCATATTAATACTATGCTGTATGAAGCAGAGGTCTTTGCCCGTCTGGTCGAAACCAATGAAGTGAATCATCCGGGGCTTGCCGTCAGCCGTACGACGGCGAAACTGCAAACGGAGATTCGCCGCCAGACTGGCGTCACTTTCCCTGCGGATGACATTAGCGAGCAGGTGCCTGCGTAA
- a CDS encoding SanA/YdcF family protein encodes MLRVLARFLRHLFCSRRMFRFVCFLLFAAIAMIFFANREIVKTSEQLTWNDVNAIPVRNVGLLLGARPGNNYFTRRINAAAELYHSGKVKWLLVSGDNGRKNYDESSGMQQALIAKGVPASAIFCDYAGFSTLDSVVRANKVFGENNITIISQEFHNQRAIWLAKQYGIDAIGYNAEDLDQGRGKLVRLREKLARVSAVIDATILHRQPKYLGPTVMIGPNSEHGCPATK; translated from the coding sequence ATGCTGCGCGTGTTAGCCCGTTTTCTCCGTCACCTTTTTTGCTCTCGACGCATGTTCAGGTTCGTCTGTTTTCTGCTCTTTGCGGCTATTGCTATGATTTTTTTCGCCAACAGGGAGATAGTCAAGACGAGCGAGCAACTGACGTGGAATGATGTTAACGCCATCCCCGTGCGTAATGTGGGATTGCTGTTAGGCGCCAGACCGGGCAATAACTACTTCACCCGGCGAATTAACGCCGCAGCGGAACTGTATCATTCAGGGAAAGTAAAATGGCTGCTGGTGAGCGGCGATAATGGCCGTAAAAATTACGATGAGTCTTCCGGCATGCAGCAGGCGTTGATCGCCAAAGGCGTGCCCGCCAGCGCTATCTTCTGTGACTACGCTGGCTTCTCCACCCTCGACTCCGTCGTGCGCGCCAATAAAGTCTTTGGTGAAAATAACATCACGATTATCTCGCAGGAATTCCATAATCAACGCGCCATCTGGCTGGCGAAGCAATATGGCATTGATGCCATCGGCTATAACGCTGAGGATTTGGATCAAGGCCGCGGTAAGCTGGTGCGTCTGCGCGAAAAACTCGCCCGCGTCAGCGCGGTGATTGATGCAACAATCCTCCACCGTCAGCCCAAATATCTCGGCCCTACGGTCATGATTGGCCCGAACAGCGAGCATGGTTGCCCCGCCACGAAATAA
- a CDS encoding M48 family metallopeptidase — translation MTQLTYLQGYPEHLLAQVRTLIAEQRLGAVLAKRYPGTHDFATDKALWQYTQDLKSQFLRNAPPINKVMYDNKIHVLKNALGLHTAVSHVQGGKLKAKAEIRVATVFRSAPEPFLRMIVVHELAHLKEKEHDKAFYQLCCHMEPQYHQLEFDTRLWLTQMSLGQDKI, via the coding sequence ATGACGCAACTAACTTATCTCCAGGGCTACCCGGAACACCTGCTGGCACAAGTGCGCACGCTTATCGCGGAACAGCGTTTGGGTGCCGTGCTGGCAAAGCGCTACCCCGGCACGCACGATTTCGCCACCGATAAAGCGCTGTGGCAGTACACGCAGGATCTGAAAAGCCAGTTTTTGCGCAACGCGCCGCCGATTAATAAGGTGATGTATGACAACAAAATCCACGTACTGAAAAACGCGCTGGGCCTGCATACCGCCGTTTCGCACGTTCAGGGCGGAAAGCTGAAAGCCAAAGCGGAAATTCGCGTCGCCACCGTTTTTCGCAGCGCGCCGGAGCCGTTTTTGCGCATGATTGTGGTACATGAATTAGCGCACCTGAAAGAGAAAGAGCACGACAAAGCGTTTTATCAGCTTTGCTGCCACATGGAACCGCAGTACCACCAGCTGGAGTTTGATACCCGGCTGTGGCTGACACAGATGTCGCTGGGGCAAGACAAAATCTGA
- the rlmG gene encoding 23S rRNA (guanine(1835)-N(2))-methyltransferase RlmG: MSHIDNGFRSLNLKRFPETDDVNPLQAWEAADEYLLQQLDDTEINGPVLIFNDSFGALSCALAEHKPYSIGDSYVSELGTRENLRHNDIDESSVRFLDSTAEYPSAPAVVLIKIPKTLALLEQQLRALREVVTPQTRIIGGAKARDIHNSTLALFEKILGTTTTTLAWKKARLINCTFTKPELEDESQIQSWPLEGTSWTIHNHANVFSRTGLDIGARFFIEHLPENLEGEIVDLGCGNGVIGLTLLAKNPDATVVFVDESPMAVASSRLNVESNLPDAIDRCEFMINNALSGVEPFRFNAVLCNPPFHQQHALTDNVAWEMFHHARRCLKINGELYIVANRHLDYFHKLKKIFGNCTTIATNSKFVVLKAVKLGRRR, translated from the coding sequence ATGAGCCACATAGACAACGGTTTCCGTTCACTGAACCTGAAACGTTTCCCGGAGACGGACGACGTCAACCCGCTACAGGCGTGGGAAGCGGCGGATGAGTATCTGCTGCAGCAGTTGGACGACACCGAAATCAACGGCCCGGTCCTGATCTTCAATGACAGCTTCGGCGCACTGAGCTGCGCGCTGGCGGAGCACAAGCCGTACAGCATTGGTGACTCTTACGTCAGCGAGCTGGGTACGCGCGAAAACCTGCGCCATAACGACATTGACGAATCCAGCGTCAGATTCCTCGACAGCACCGCGGAATATCCCTCTGCGCCTGCGGTCGTGCTGATTAAAATCCCGAAAACCCTGGCATTGCTGGAGCAGCAACTGCGCGCACTGCGCGAGGTGGTTACTCCGCAAACCCGCATCATTGGCGGGGCGAAAGCGCGTGACATCCACAATTCAACGCTGGCGCTGTTCGAGAAAATCCTCGGTACCACTACGACTACGCTTGCGTGGAAAAAAGCGCGTCTGATTAATTGCACGTTCACGAAGCCGGAGCTGGAAGACGAATCGCAGATCCAGAGCTGGCCGCTGGAAGGCACCTCGTGGACCATTCATAACCACGCGAACGTCTTCTCTCGCACCGGTCTGGATATCGGCGCACGCTTCTTTATCGAGCATCTGCCGGAAAACCTGGAAGGGGAGATTGTTGACCTCGGCTGCGGTAACGGGGTGATTGGCCTGACGTTGCTTGCGAAAAACCCGGACGCAACGGTGGTGTTTGTCGATGAATCACCGATGGCGGTGGCATCGAGCCGTCTCAACGTGGAAAGCAACCTGCCGGACGCCATCGACCGTTGTGAATTTATGATCAACAACGCGCTCTCTGGCGTCGAACCTTTCCGCTTCAACGCGGTACTGTGCAACCCGCCGTTCCATCAGCAGCATGCGCTGACGGATAACGTAGCGTGGGAGATGTTCCACCACGCGCGTCGTTGCCTGAAAATTAACGGCGAGCTGTACATTGTGGCTAACCGTCACCTCGACTACTTCCATAAGCTGAAGAAGATTTTCGGCAACTGCACCACAATCGCCACCAACAGCAAGTTTGTGGTGCTGAAAGCGGTGAAGCTGGGGCGTCGCCGTTAA
- a CDS encoding NADPH-dependent 2,4-dienoyl-CoA reductase, translated as MSYPSLFAPLDLGFTTLKNRVLMGSMHTGLEEHPTGAERLAAFYAERARHGVALIVTGGVAPALSGVGMEGGAVLSDASQLPQHRRVTDAVHQEGGKIALQILHTGRYSYQPHLVAPSAIQAPINRFTPHALTHDEILTLIDDFARCAQLAREAGYDGVEVMGSEGYLINEFLAARTNHRDDEWGGDYPRRMRFAVEVVRAVRERVGKDFIIIFRLSMLDLVEGGGAFDETVQLAQAIEAAGATIINTGIGWHEARIPTIATPVPRGAFSWVTRKLKGHVTIPLVTTNRINDPQVADDILSRGDADMVSMARPFLADAELLSKAQAGRADEINTCIGCNQACLDQIFMGKVTSCLVNPRACHETKMPIIPALKKKNLAVVGAGPAGLAFAINAAARGHQVTLFDAHSEIGGQFNIAKQIPGKEEFYETLRYYRRMIDVTGVTLKLNHLVTASQLQAFDETILASGIVPRMPAIDGIDHPKVLTYLQVLRDKVAVGNSVAIIGCGGIGFDTAMYLSQPGVSTSQNIAEFCQEWGIDTTLQQPGGLRPEGAMLPKSPRKIVMLQRKASKPGDGLGKTTGWIHRATLLSRGVKMIPAVSYQKIDDEGLHITIGDEAQVLKVDHIVICAGQDPQRALAQPLAESGKTVHLIGGCDVAMELDARRAIAQGTKLALEI; from the coding sequence ATGAGCTATCCGTCGCTGTTCGCCCCGCTGGATTTGGGCTTCACTACCCTTAAAAACCGCGTTCTGATGGGTTCGATGCACACCGGGCTGGAAGAGCATCCGACCGGGGCCGAACGGCTGGCGGCATTTTATGCCGAGCGCGCGCGTCACGGCGTGGCATTGATTGTCACTGGCGGTGTCGCACCGGCGCTTTCCGGCGTCGGCATGGAGGGTGGCGCGGTGCTGAGTGATGCCAGCCAGCTTCCCCAGCATCGGCGGGTGACGGATGCGGTGCATCAGGAGGGTGGCAAAATCGCCCTGCAAATTCTGCACACCGGGCGCTACAGTTATCAGCCGCATCTGGTGGCACCCTCGGCCATTCAGGCACCGATTAACCGCTTTACGCCGCATGCGTTAACCCACGATGAAATCCTGACGCTGATTGATGATTTCGCCCGTTGCGCCCAGCTGGCGCGGGAAGCCGGGTATGACGGCGTGGAAGTGATGGGTTCGGAAGGCTATCTGATAAACGAATTTCTGGCGGCGCGCACCAATCATCGCGATGACGAATGGGGCGGCGACTATCCGCGCCGGATGCGTTTTGCTGTGGAAGTGGTGCGCGCAGTTCGTGAACGCGTGGGCAAAGATTTCATTATTATTTTCCGTCTGTCGATGCTGGACCTGGTGGAAGGCGGTGGCGCATTTGATGAGACCGTACAGCTGGCACAGGCCATTGAAGCTGCGGGGGCGACTATTATTAATACCGGCATTGGCTGGCACGAAGCGCGGATCCCCACCATCGCCACGCCGGTACCACGCGGGGCATTCAGTTGGGTCACGCGCAAGCTCAAAGGGCATGTCACGATCCCGCTGGTGACCACCAACCGCATCAACGATCCGCAGGTCGCCGACGACATTCTTTCACGCGGCGACGCAGATATGGTGTCGATGGCGCGCCCGTTCCTCGCCGACGCCGAGTTGCTGTCAAAAGCACAGGCGGGCCGTGCCGATGAGATCAACACCTGTATCGGCTGCAATCAGGCGTGTCTCGATCAGATCTTCATGGGCAAAGTCACCTCCTGCCTGGTGAACCCCCGCGCCTGTCACGAAACCAAAATGCCGATTATCCCGGCGCTGAAAAAGAAAAATCTCGCCGTCGTCGGCGCAGGCCCGGCCGGGCTGGCGTTTGCCATTAACGCCGCCGCGCGCGGGCATCAGGTCACGCTGTTTGATGCGCATAGCGAAATTGGCGGACAGTTTAATATTGCCAAACAGATCCCCGGCAAAGAAGAATTTTACGAAACGCTGCGCTACTACCGCCGGATGATCGACGTCACGGGCGTGACGCTCAAACTGAATCACCTCGTCACGGCGAGTCAGCTTCAGGCATTTGACGAAACGATCCTCGCCAGCGGGATCGTCCCGCGCATGCCCGCGATTGACGGGATCGACCATCCCAAAGTGCTGACCTATCTCCAGGTGCTGCGCGATAAAGTTGCGGTGGGGAATTCGGTGGCGATTATCGGTTGCGGCGGCATTGGCTTTGATACCGCAATGTATTTAAGTCAGCCAGGCGTTTCTACCAGCCAGAATATTGCCGAATTTTGCCAGGAATGGGGCATCGACACCACGCTACAACAGCCGGGCGGCCTGCGCCCGGAAGGCGCAATGCTGCCGAAGAGCCCACGCAAAATAGTGATGCTTCAGCGTAAAGCCAGTAAACCCGGTGATGGGCTGGGCAAAACTACCGGCTGGATCCACCGGGCAACGCTGCTGTCGCGCGGCGTGAAGATGATCCCGGCGGTGAGCTATCAGAAGATCGATGACGAAGGGTTACATATCACGATCGGCGATGAAGCGCAGGTTCTAAAGGTCGATCATATAGTGATCTGCGCCGGGCAGGATCCACAGCGCGCGCTGGCACAGCCGCTGGCGGAAAGCGGGAAAACCGTGCATTTGATTGGCGGCTGCGATGTAGCAATGGAGCTGGATGCGCGGCGGGCGATTGCGCAAGGGACTAAGCTGGCACTGGAGATTTAG
- the ygjG gene encoding putrescine aminotransferase, whose amino-acid sequence MNRLPSSASALACSAHALNLIEKRTLDHEEMKALNQEVREYFKEHVNPGFLEYRKSVTAGGDYGAVEWQAGSLNTLVDTQGQEFIDCLGGFGIFNVGHRNPVVVSAVQNQLVKQPLHSQELLDPLRAMLAKTLAALAPGKLKYSFFSNSGTESVEAALKLAKAYQSPRGKFTFIATSGAFHGKSLGALSATAKSTFRKPFMPLLPGFRHVPFGNIDAMRLALSECQKTGDDVAAVILEPIQGEGGVILPPQGYLPAVRKLCDEFGALLIFDEVQTGMGRTGKMFACEHENVQPDILCLAKALGGGVMPIGATIATEEVFSVLFDNPFLHTTTFGGNPLACAAALATINVLLTENLPAQAEQKGDMLLDGFRSLAREYPDLVREARGKGMLMAIEFVDNEIGYSFASEMFRQRVLVAGTLNNAKTIRIEPPLTLTIEQCELVLKATRKALASLRVEKQVTTEQ is encoded by the coding sequence TTGAACAGATTACCTTCCAGCGCATCGGCTTTGGCCTGTAGCGCACACGCATTGAATCTCATTGAAAAGCGCACGCTTGATCATGAGGAGATGAAAGCTCTCAACCAGGAGGTCAGAGAATACTTTAAAGAGCATGTAAACCCGGGGTTTCTGGAGTATCGAAAATCTGTGACCGCCGGCGGGGATTACGGAGCCGTAGAGTGGCAAGCGGGGAGCCTGAATACGCTTGTCGACACCCAGGGACAGGAGTTTATTGATTGTCTGGGTGGATTTGGCATTTTCAACGTGGGGCACCGTAATCCAGTTGTGGTTTCCGCCGTACAGAATCAGCTCGTCAAACAACCGCTACACAGCCAGGAGCTGCTCGACCCGCTTCGTGCGATGCTGGCGAAAACGCTGGCCGCGCTGGCGCCGGGGAAACTGAAGTACAGTTTCTTCAGCAACAGCGGCACCGAATCTGTAGAAGCGGCGCTGAAGCTTGCCAAAGCGTATCAATCACCACGGGGTAAATTCACCTTCATCGCCACCAGCGGCGCGTTTCATGGCAAATCGCTCGGCGCACTCTCGGCCACGGCGAAATCCACGTTCCGCAAGCCGTTTATGCCGCTGCTGCCGGGCTTCCGTCATGTGCCGTTTGGCAACATCGACGCCATGCGTCTGGCGCTATCCGAATGCCAGAAAACCGGCGACGACGTGGCGGCGGTGATCCTGGAACCTATCCAGGGTGAAGGCGGCGTGATCCTGCCGCCGCAAGGTTACCTGCCAGCGGTACGCAAGCTGTGCGATGAGTTTGGCGCGTTGCTTATCTTCGACGAAGTGCAAACCGGGATGGGGCGCACGGGCAAAATGTTTGCCTGCGAACACGAGAACGTTCAGCCCGACATTTTGTGCCTGGCGAAAGCGCTCGGCGGTGGCGTGATGCCCATCGGCGCGACTATCGCCACCGAAGAGGTCTTTTCGGTGCTGTTCGATAATCCGTTCCTGCATACCACCACCTTTGGCGGTAATCCGCTGGCCTGTGCGGCCGCACTCGCCACCATCAACGTGCTGCTGACGGAGAACCTTCCGGCACAGGCGGAGCAAAAAGGCGATATGTTGCTTGACGGCTTCCGCAGCCTGGCACGCGAATACCCGGATCTGGTGCGTGAAGCGCGCGGTAAAGGGATGCTGATGGCGATCGAATTTGTCGATAACGAAATCGGCTACAGCTTCGCGAGTGAAATGTTCCGCCAGCGCGTGCTGGTTGCCGGAACGCTCAACAACGCCAAAACCATCCGCATTGAGCCCCCGCTCACGCTGACCATCGAGCAGTGTGAACTGGTGCTGAAGGCCACACGCAAGGCGCTGGCGTCACTGCGCGTTGAAAAACAGGTCACGACCGAGCAGTAA
- a CDS encoding PAS domain-containing methyl-accepting chemotaxis protein, with protein sequence MSSQPWVSQREYPLDEHTTLMSTSDLNSYVTHVNDTFIQVSGYSMEEMCGQPHNLVRHPDMPKAAFADMWYTLKQGEPWSAIVKNRRKNGDHYWVRANAIPMVRHGEVTGYMSIRTQATPEEVAVAEPLYRALKEGRGNKRLYKGMVISKHWWGKLSVMPLRWRVRLLMTSMFMLLAAALCATHAPWMSLVVAAVLMLAATALLETQIVRPVENVAHQALSIATGGRHRVQHLSRGDELGLILRSVGQLGLICRWLKNDVASQVSSVSRGSDTLAKGNDDLNERTRQTVVNVQQTVATMNEMNASVQSNSQTAAAADKLSIAASGAAEQGGQAMQGVVRTMDEIADSTQRIGSITTLINDIAFQTNILALNAAVEAARAGEQGRGFAVVAGEVRQLASRSATAANDIRKLIEASASKVHSGADQVHAAGRVMNDILAQVQNVTQLIAQISQSTSEQANGLSDITRAVAELDAITQKNAGLVAESAHVSAMVKHRASRLQDAVTVLH encoded by the coding sequence ATGTCTTCACAACCCTGGGTTAGTCAGCGCGAATACCCGCTGGATGAACACACGACCTTAATGTCCACTTCCGATCTCAATAGCTATGTCACCCACGTAAACGATACGTTTATTCAGGTGAGCGGTTACAGCATGGAAGAGATGTGCGGCCAGCCTCATAACCTGGTCCGTCACCCGGATATGCCGAAAGCGGCGTTTGCCGATATGTGGTACACCCTGAAACAGGGGGAGCCGTGGAGCGCAATTGTCAAAAACCGGCGTAAAAATGGCGACCATTACTGGGTGCGAGCTAACGCTATCCCGATGGTGCGGCACGGTGAAGTTACCGGCTACATGTCAATTCGTACTCAGGCGACACCGGAAGAGGTCGCCGTCGCGGAGCCGCTCTATCGGGCATTAAAAGAGGGGCGCGGTAACAAGCGGCTCTACAAAGGCATGGTGATCAGTAAACACTGGTGGGGCAAGCTGTCCGTGATGCCGCTACGCTGGCGCGTGCGGCTATTGATGACGTCCATGTTTATGCTGTTAGCCGCGGCGCTGTGCGCCACGCATGCGCCGTGGATGTCGCTGGTGGTCGCGGCAGTGCTGATGCTGGCGGCAACGGCGCTGCTTGAGACACAGATAGTTCGCCCGGTTGAGAATGTGGCGCATCAGGCGCTCAGTATTGCGACGGGTGGACGTCACCGCGTGCAGCATCTGAGCCGTGGTGATGAACTGGGGCTAATTCTGCGATCGGTCGGGCAACTGGGGCTTATCTGTCGCTGGTTGAAAAATGATGTCGCAAGCCAGGTCTCCAGCGTCAGCCGGGGAAGCGATACGTTAGCGAAGGGCAACGATGATCTTAACGAACGCACCCGCCAGACGGTGGTTAATGTCCAGCAGACGGTGGCGACAATGAACGAGATGAATGCCTCCGTGCAAAGCAATTCACAAACGGCGGCGGCAGCCGATAAGCTCTCAATTGCCGCCAGCGGCGCGGCCGAGCAGGGCGGGCAGGCGATGCAGGGCGTGGTCAGAACGATGGACGAAATTGCCGACAGCACGCAGCGGATAGGCTCAATTACCACACTTATCAATGATATTGCCTTCCAGACCAATATTCTGGCGCTAAATGCCGCGGTCGAAGCCGCGCGAGCGGGCGAGCAGGGGAGAGGTTTTGCGGTGGTCGCGGGGGAGGTACGCCAACTGGCGAGCCGCAGCGCAACGGCGGCCAACGACATTCGTAAGCTGATTGAGGCCAGCGCCAGCAAAGTGCATTCCGGGGCCGATCAGGTTCATGCGGCGGGGCGGGTGATGAACGATATTCTGGCGCAGGTGCAAAACGTGACGCAGTTGATTGCGCAGATCAGCCAGTCGACCTCAGAACAGGCCAACGGGCTGTCGGATATTACCCGCGCGGTGGCGGAACTGGATGCCATTACCCAGAAAAATGCCGGGCTGGTCGCTGAAAGCGCCCATGTGTCGGCGATGGTAAAACATCGCGCCAGCCGGCTTCAGGACGCCGTCACGGTACTGCATTAA